One Thioclava electrotropha DNA segment encodes these proteins:
- the rpsE gene encoding 30S ribosomal protein S5, with product MAERDNRRGRRDDRDENPEFADRLVAINRVSKTVKGGKRFGFAALVVVGDQRGRVGFGKGKAKEVPEAIRKATEQAKRNLIRVPLRDGRTLHHDIEGRHGAGKVVMRTAPEGTGIIAGGPMRAVFEMLGVKDVVSKSTGTQNPYNMIRATLNGLTREASPRQVAARRGKKVADILKKPEAEATAEATEA from the coding sequence ATGGCAGAACGTGACAACCGCCGGGGCCGCCGCGACGACCGCGACGAAAACCCGGAATTCGCCGATCGCCTCGTCGCGATCAACCGCGTGTCGAAAACCGTGAAGGGTGGTAAGCGCTTTGGCTTCGCAGCCCTCGTGGTCGTCGGCGACCAGCGTGGCCGTGTCGGCTTCGGCAAAGGCAAGGCCAAAGAGGTTCCGGAAGCGATCCGCAAAGCCACCGAGCAAGCGAAGCGCAACCTGATCCGCGTCCCGCTGCGCGATGGCCGCACGCTGCACCACGACATCGAGGGCCGTCACGGCGCTGGTAAGGTCGTGATGCGCACCGCACCGGAAGGTACCGGGATCATCGCCGGTGGTCCGATGCGTGCCGTGTTCGAGATGCTGGGCGTGAAGGACGTCGTGTCGAAATCGACCGGCACCCAGAACCCCTACAACATGATCCGTGCCACGCTGAACGGTCTGACCCGCGAAGCAAGCCCCCGTCAGGTGGCTGCGCGCCGCGGCAAGAAAGTGGCCGACATCCTCAAGAAGCCCGAGGCTGAGGCAACTGCCGAAGCCACGGAAGCGTAA
- the rpmD gene encoding 50S ribosomal protein L30: MATIVVKQIGSPIRRPAIQRATLKGLGLDKMNRTRELEDTPAVRGMVAKIPHLVEIVEERG; this comes from the coding sequence ATGGCTACCATCGTCGTCAAGCAGATCGGTTCGCCGATCCGTCGCCCCGCCATCCAGCGTGCCACGCTGAAAGGTCTGGGTCTGGACAAGATGAACCGTACCCGTGAGCTGGAAGATACCCCGGCCGTGCGCGGTATGGTCGCGAAGATTCCGCACCTCGTCGAAATCGTCGAAGAGCGCGGCTGA
- a CDS encoding ferritin-like domain-containing protein: MRFHSSLGTRLGAIVTVIAVVLGTALPAQAALTSAEHRAVLAALDDEYHAQATYRAIMERFGAVRPFSNIERAEISHAAALIAVLRQNGLPVPANPYLSGGKPLAPVPGTLAEACALGVQAEMANSGLYDGRLLPAVTGNAQLTQILTRLRDASQTKHLPAFQRCGGGGQMQERGMGGQGRGYGGGRGPTWN; the protein is encoded by the coding sequence ATGCGTTTTCACAGCTCACTTGGAACAAGACTTGGCGCGATAGTCACCGTGATCGCGGTCGTTTTAGGCACGGCCCTACCCGCACAAGCGGCGCTCACCTCGGCGGAACATAGGGCGGTGCTCGCGGCGCTGGATGACGAGTATCACGCGCAGGCCACCTATCGGGCGATCATGGAGAGGTTTGGCGCCGTGCGCCCCTTCTCGAATATCGAGCGGGCCGAGATTTCCCATGCCGCGGCGCTGATCGCTGTGCTGCGGCAGAACGGGCTACCCGTCCCCGCGAACCCTTATCTGAGTGGGGGGAAGCCTCTAGCCCCGGTGCCGGGCACCTTGGCCGAGGCTTGTGCGCTTGGCGTGCAGGCGGAGATGGCCAATTCCGGGCTCTATGACGGGCGGCTCCTGCCGGCGGTCACCGGGAATGCGCAGCTTACCCAGATCCTGACGCGCCTGCGCGATGCCTCTCAGACCAAACACCTGCCCGCCTTCCAGCGCTGCGGCGGCGGTGGGCAGATGCAGGAGCGCGGCATGGGCGGCCAAGGGCGCGGCTATGGCGGCGGCAGAGGCCCCACTTGGAACTGA
- a CDS encoding universal stress protein, with protein sequence MFEKIMVPVDLRHVEKMGKTLKVASEIAAKHDAEVVFIGVTSQEPSEFGHNAKEYAAKLDDFAQSHANEFGHKGSSKAVIVPDPAVDLDKTLLKTADDLGADLVVMATHVPNAANYLFASHGGHLAAHSDASVFLVRG encoded by the coding sequence ATGTTTGAAAAAATCATGGTTCCGGTCGACCTGCGTCATGTCGAGAAGATGGGCAAGACGTTGAAAGTCGCTTCGGAAATCGCAGCGAAACACGACGCAGAAGTTGTTTTCATAGGTGTCACTAGCCAAGAGCCGAGCGAATTCGGCCACAATGCCAAGGAATATGCCGCGAAACTGGACGATTTCGCGCAGAGCCATGCCAACGAGTTTGGGCATAAGGGGTCGTCGAAGGCAGTCATCGTGCCCGACCCGGCCGTTGATCTCGACAAGACGTTGCTGAAGACGGCTGATGATCTTGGGGCCGATCTGGTGGTGATGGCCACGCATGTGCCCAACGCGGCCAACTATCTCTTTGCGTCGCATGGCGGCCACCTCGCCGCGCACAGCGATGCGTCGGTGTTTCTCGTACGCGGATAA